The following proteins are co-located in the Limanda limanda chromosome 5, fLimLim1.1, whole genome shotgun sequence genome:
- the fsta gene encoding follistatin-A isoform X1 codes for MFRMLKHHLHPGIFLFFIWLCHLMEHQKVQAGNCWLQQGKNGRCQVLYMPGMSREECCRSGRLGTSWTEEDVPNSTLFRWMIFNGGAPNCIPCKETCDNVDCGPGKRCKMNRRSKPRCVCAPDCSNITWKGPVCGSDGKTYKDECALLKAKCKGHPDLDVQYQGKCKKTCRDVLCPGSSTCVVDQTNNAYCVTCNRICPEVTSPDQYLCGNDGIIYASACHLRRATCLLGRSIGVAYEGKCIKAKSCEDIQCSAGKKCLWDARMSRGRCSLCDETCPESRTEEAVCASDNTTYPSECAMKQAACSMGVLLEVKHSGSCNSITEDQEEDEEDEDSDYMAYVHLSSILDG; via the exons ATGTTTAGGATGCTGAAACACCACCTCCACCCGGgcatttttctcttcttcatatGGCTTTGTCACCTCATGGAACATCAAAAAGTTCAAG CTGGGAACTGCTGGTTGCAGCAGGGGAAGAACGGGAGATGCCAGGTGCTGTACATGCCCGGTATGAGCAGGGAGGAGTGCTGCCGGAGCGGAAGACTGGGGACGTCCTGGACCGAGGAGGACGTCCCTAACAGCACGCTCTTTAGGTGGATGATCTTCAATGGCGGAGCCCCCAATTGCATACCTTGCAAAG AAACCTGCGATAATGTGGACTGTGGGCCTGGGAAGAGGTGCAAGATGAACAGAAGAAGCAAGCCGCGCTGCGTGTGCGCACCAGACTGCTCCAACATCACTTGGAAGGGACCGGTCTGCGGCTCGGATGGAAAGACCTACAAGGACGAATGCGCACTGCTGAAGGCGAAATGCAAAGGCCACCCTGATCTGGACGTGCAGTACCAGGGAAAGTGCAAGA AAACGTGCCGTGACGTCTTGTGCCCCGGCAGCTCCACGTGCGTCGTGGACCAGACAAATAATGCGTATTGTGTGACGTGTAATCGGATTTGCCCCGAGGTGACGTCGCCTGACCAGTACCTGTGTGGAAACGACGGGATCATCTATGCCAGCGCCTGTCACCTGAGAAGAGCCACCTGCCTCCTGGGCAGATCCATCGGAGTGGCGTACGAGGGCAAATGCATCA agGCTAAGTCGTGCGAGGACATCCAGTGCAGCGCGGGGAAGAAGTGTCTGTGGGACGCTCGGATGAGCCGGGGCCGCTGCTCACTGTGTGACGAGACCTGTCCGGAGAGCCGGACGGAGGAGGCGGTGTGTGCCAGCGACAACACCACATATCCCAGTGAATGTGCCATGAAGCAGGCTGCTTGCTCTATGGGGGTGCTGCTTGAGGTCAAGCACTCTGGATCTTGCAACT CCATCACAGAagaccaggaggaggatgaggaagatgaggactCAGACTACATGGCCTATGTCCATTTATCTTCTATACTGGATGGATAG
- the ndufs4 gene encoding NADH dehydrogenase [ubiquinone] iron-sulfur protein 4, mitochondrial, producing MASSMSLLGLGRLAVINTASRVLLNPVRSTSTSTWRLAEKQGQDTQLITVDEKLDITSVTGVPDEHIKTRKVHIFVPSKTAMQSGSNSTKKWKIDFDTRERWENPLMGWASSADPLSNMTLSFSSKEDAVAFAEKNGWSYDITERRSAKPRVKSYGANFSWDKRTRRSAK from the exons ATGGCGTCCTCAATGTCACTGCTCGGCTTGGGACGATTAGCTGTGATCAACACCGCTTCTAGGGTGTTGCTGAACCCCGTCAG GTCTACAAGCACATCAACATGGAGGCTGGCAGAGAAACAAGGACAAGACACACAACTTATTACAGTTGATGAGAAATTG GACATCACCTCTGTGACGGGCGTTCCAGACGAGCACATCAAAACACGCAAGGTTCACATCTTTGTTCCGTCTAAAACCGCCATGCAGTCAGGAAGCAACAGCACCAAGAAGTGGAAGATCGACTTCGACACCAGGGAGCGCTGGGAGAACCCGCTGATGGGCTGGGCCTCCTC gGCTGATCCTCTGTCCAACATGactctgtccttctcctccaAGGAAGACGCCGTCGCTTTCGCTGAGAAAAACG GTTGGAGCTACGAcatcacagagaggaggagcgcCAAGCCGCGGGTGAAGTCGTACGGAGCCAACTTCTCCTGGGACAAGAGGACTAGGAGGTCCGCTAAGTAA
- the fsta gene encoding follistatin-A isoform X2, producing the protein MFRMLKHHLHPGIFLFFIWLCHLMEHQKVQGKDSSAGNCWLQQGKNGRCQVLYMPGMSREECCRSGRLGTSWTEEDVPNSTLFRWMIFNGGAPNCIPCKETCDNVDCGPGKRCKMNRRSKPRCVCAPDCSNITWKGPVCGSDGKTYKDECALLKAKCKGHPDLDVQYQGKCKKTCRDVLCPGSSTCVVDQTNNAYCVTCNRICPEVTSPDQYLCGNDGIIYASACHLRRATCLLGRSIGVAYEGKCIKAKSCEDIQCSAGKKCLWDARMSRGRCSLCDETCPESRTEEAVCASDNTTYPSECAMKQAACSMGVLLEVKHSGSCNCK; encoded by the exons ATGTTTAGGATGCTGAAACACCACCTCCACCCGGgcatttttctcttcttcatatGGCTTTGTCACCTCATGGAACATCAAAAAGTTCAAGGTAAGGATTC ttcagCTGGGAACTGCTGGTTGCAGCAGGGGAAGAACGGGAGATGCCAGGTGCTGTACATGCCCGGTATGAGCAGGGAGGAGTGCTGCCGGAGCGGAAGACTGGGGACGTCCTGGACCGAGGAGGACGTCCCTAACAGCACGCTCTTTAGGTGGATGATCTTCAATGGCGGAGCCCCCAATTGCATACCTTGCAAAG AAACCTGCGATAATGTGGACTGTGGGCCTGGGAAGAGGTGCAAGATGAACAGAAGAAGCAAGCCGCGCTGCGTGTGCGCACCAGACTGCTCCAACATCACTTGGAAGGGACCGGTCTGCGGCTCGGATGGAAAGACCTACAAGGACGAATGCGCACTGCTGAAGGCGAAATGCAAAGGCCACCCTGATCTGGACGTGCAGTACCAGGGAAAGTGCAAGA AAACGTGCCGTGACGTCTTGTGCCCCGGCAGCTCCACGTGCGTCGTGGACCAGACAAATAATGCGTATTGTGTGACGTGTAATCGGATTTGCCCCGAGGTGACGTCGCCTGACCAGTACCTGTGTGGAAACGACGGGATCATCTATGCCAGCGCCTGTCACCTGAGAAGAGCCACCTGCCTCCTGGGCAGATCCATCGGAGTGGCGTACGAGGGCAAATGCATCA agGCTAAGTCGTGCGAGGACATCCAGTGCAGCGCGGGGAAGAAGTGTCTGTGGGACGCTCGGATGAGCCGGGGCCGCTGCTCACTGTGTGACGAGACCTGTCCGGAGAGCCGGACGGAGGAGGCGGTGTGTGCCAGCGACAACACCACATATCCCAGTGAATGTGCCATGAAGCAGGCTGCTTGCTCTATGGGGGTGCTGCTTGAGGTCAAGCACTCTGGATCTTGCAACTGtaagtaa